The following coding sequences are from one Shewanella putrefaciens window:
- the mmsB gene encoding 3-hydroxyisobutyrate dehydrogenase, whose translation MSTVAFIGLGNMGGPMAANLLKAGMTVRVFDLVPEAMQQLAEKGALVSSTACGAAAGASVVITMLPVGKHVKNLYLGNGTDKGLLEVVAGDTLLIDCSTIDAQSAQLVAAEAAKSGIEFMDAPVSGGTAGAAAGTLTFICGGSDSAFERAQPVLKAMGVNIFHAGGPGAGQVAKICNNMLLSVLMVGTSEALQMGIDHGLDPKVLSDIMKVSSGGNWTLEKYNPCPGVMETVPSSKGYQGGFMVDLMVKDLGLSQEAALLSNSSTPMGALARSLYVNHARQGNGRRDFSSIFEQFAPLKK comes from the coding sequence ATGAGTACAGTAGCCTTTATCGGTTTAGGTAATATGGGCGGCCCAATGGCGGCCAATTTATTAAAAGCAGGCATGACGGTTCGCGTCTTTGATTTAGTCCCAGAAGCTATGCAGCAATTGGCCGAAAAAGGCGCCTTAGTATCAAGTACCGCCTGCGGCGCTGCGGCGGGTGCAAGTGTGGTGATTACTATGTTGCCTGTGGGCAAGCATGTAAAAAACTTATATTTAGGCAATGGAACAGACAAAGGTCTGCTTGAAGTAGTTGCAGGTGATACCTTGCTCATCGATTGTTCAACCATCGATGCGCAAAGCGCACAACTCGTGGCGGCCGAGGCGGCTAAAAGTGGCATCGAATTTATGGATGCACCGGTTTCTGGCGGCACGGCAGGCGCGGCGGCGGGCACCTTAACTTTTATTTGTGGTGGCTCGGATTCCGCTTTTGAACGTGCACAGCCCGTACTTAAGGCTATGGGTGTGAATATCTTCCACGCAGGCGGTCCAGGGGCGGGGCAAGTCGCGAAAATCTGCAATAACATGCTGTTATCTGTGTTGATGGTCGGTACTTCTGAAGCCCTGCAAATGGGGATTGACCACGGTCTCGATCCCAAAGTGCTATCCGACATTATGAAGGTCAGCAGTGGCGGAAACTGGACGCTAGAGAAGTACAATCCCTGCCCAGGCGTGATGGAAACAGTGCCTTCTTCTAAGGGCTATCAGGGTGGCTTTATGGTAGATTTGATGGTCAAAGATCTCGGTCTGTCACAAGAAGCTGCATTATTGAGCAACTCTAGTACGCCAATGGGCGCTTTAGCCCGCAGCTTGTATGTTAATCATGCAAGACAAGGCAATGGCCGCCGAGATTTTTCCAGTATATTTGAACAATTTGCACCACTTAAAAAATAG
- a CDS encoding SDR family oxidoreductase, with translation MDLKDKVVVITGGAGGLGLAMAQNFAQAGAKIALIDVDQEKLERACAELGSDTEVQGYALDITDEEDVVAGFAYILEDFGQVNVLVNNAGILRDGMLVKAKDGKVTDRMSYEQFQSVINVNLTGSFLCGREAAAAMIESGQAGVIVNISSLAKAGNMGQSNYAASKAGVAAMSVGWAKELARYNIRSAAVAPGVIATEMTAAMKPEALERLEKLVPVGRLGHADEIASTVRFIIENDYVNGRVFEIDGGIRL, from the coding sequence ATGGATTTAAAAGATAAGGTTGTCGTCATTACTGGCGGCGCGGGTGGCTTAGGCTTAGCAATGGCGCAAAATTTTGCGCAGGCGGGTGCTAAGATAGCGCTTATCGATGTGGACCAAGAAAAACTCGAGCGAGCCTGCGCTGAGCTTGGATCGGACACTGAAGTCCAAGGTTATGCCTTAGACATTACCGACGAAGAAGATGTCGTCGCGGGTTTTGCCTATATTCTCGAAGACTTTGGTCAAGTGAACGTGTTAGTGAACAACGCCGGTATTCTGCGTGATGGCATGTTAGTCAAAGCCAAAGACGGCAAAGTCACTGATCGTATGTCTTACGAGCAATTCCAATCGGTGATCAATGTGAACCTGACTGGTAGTTTCCTCTGTGGCCGAGAGGCCGCAGCGGCCATGATTGAATCGGGTCAAGCGGGGGTGATTGTTAACATCTCTAGCCTTGCTAAGGCGGGCAATATGGGTCAGTCAAACTACGCGGCTTCAAAAGCGGGTGTTGCGGCTATGTCTGTCGGCTGGGCAAAGGAATTAGCACGTTACAATATCCGTAGCGCAGCGGTTGCACCGGGCGTGATCGCAACCGAGATGACGGCGGCAATGAAGCCTGAAGCGCTGGAACGTTTAGAGAAGTTAGTGCCTGTTGGCCGCTTAGGTCATGCCGATGAGATAGCTTCCACCGTACGTTTTATTATTGAAAACGATTATGTTAATGGTCGAGTGTTTGAAATCGATGGTGGCATCCGGTTGTGA